One Gimesia aquarii DNA segment encodes these proteins:
- a CDS encoding SGNH/GDSL hydrolase family protein, producing the protein MQKTSVLLVGLKSSVVNFEKWPELSVEKLEAAFSDVHTNLIELGYEAKWCLTDTGETAEQQLTTDLKEFTPDIVLVGAGVRTDPDHFLLFEKIINTIHAEAPNAKIAFNSNPFDSVEAVKRWV; encoded by the coding sequence ATGCAGAAAACATCTGTGCTTTTAGTCGGCCTAAAATCATCGGTCGTAAATTTCGAGAAATGGCCAGAATTATCAGTGGAAAAATTAGAAGCCGCCTTTTCTGATGTTCACACAAATCTAATCGAACTCGGCTATGAGGCGAAATGGTGTTTGACGGATACCGGAGAAACCGCAGAGCAACAACTGACCACAGATCTCAAAGAGTTTACCCCTGATATTGTATTAGTCGGTGCCGGCGTACGCACTGATCCCGATCACTTCCTGCTCTTTGAGAAGATCATTAATACGATACATGCAGAAGCTCCGAATGCGAAGATCGCATTCAACAGCAATCCTTTTGATTCTGTCGAAGCTGTCAAAAGGTGGGTCTAA
- a CDS encoding arsinothricin resistance N-acetyltransferase ArsN1 family B has protein sequence MIYCILQPVKLRQYYALVFCMIRDFESGDIQLIREVKEEDAAGICEIYNHYVTNSIITFEENVVTAAEMERRIRDITATLPWLIHENQQRIQGYAYASQWKSRCAYQYSAEITVYLAHDSVGNGIGSLLYQALIDRLRNLSFHSLIAGIALPNPASIALHEKMGFEKVAHFKEVGWKMNRWIDVGYWELIMPNTNPVQ, from the coding sequence TTGCAGCCTGTGAAACTGAGGCAGTATTATGCACTCGTATTCTGTATGATCAGGGATTTTGAGTCGGGGGACATCCAACTGATACGCGAAGTGAAGGAAGAAGATGCGGCAGGGATTTGTGAAATCTATAATCACTATGTCACAAATTCCATAATCACATTTGAAGAGAACGTGGTGACTGCTGCCGAAATGGAACGACGCATTCGGGATATCACTGCAACCTTGCCCTGGCTCATCCATGAAAATCAGCAAAGGATTCAGGGCTATGCTTATGCCAGTCAATGGAAGAGCCGCTGCGCTTATCAATACTCGGCAGAAATTACGGTCTATCTGGCCCATGATTCAGTTGGAAACGGTATAGGTAGTTTACTTTACCAGGCGTTAATAGATCGTTTACGAAATCTTTCTTTTCATAGTCTGATCGCAGGAATTGCACTCCCCAATCCAGCCAGCATTGCGTTGCATGAGAAAATGGGATTTGAAAAAGTGGCACATTTCAAAGAAGTTGGCTGGAAAATGAATCGATGGATTGATGTGGGTTACTGGGAATTAATCATGCCGAATACCAATCCAGTACAATAA
- a CDS encoding DUF3592 domain-containing protein, whose amino-acid sequence MKKVLLSIFGYMFSAVIILMVCAVPVFGIYELGKTTWYLTQFEHDTGTVVGCTGKRFKHKSKYAYVVETKKGARITGRWYGSKSHCEQQKGKTVAVLINPENKQKGVVNSFMDRWFLPLTLLSLPGLFLYGYLKKRKEKSNNSYMN is encoded by the coding sequence ATGAAAAAAGTGCTTTTATCTATTTTTGGTTACATGTTCAGTGCCGTGATCATTCTGATGGTCTGCGCTGTCCCCGTTTTTGGCATTTATGAACTGGGAAAAACAACCTGGTACCTGACTCAATTCGAACATGACACTGGGACCGTGGTGGGATGTACGGGAAAACGGTTCAAACACAAATCGAAGTATGCTTATGTGGTCGAAACAAAAAAGGGCGCACGTATTACCGGACGCTGGTATGGCAGCAAATCCCATTGTGAGCAGCAAAAGGGGAAAACGGTTGCCGTCCTGATCAATCCTGAAAACAAACAGAAAGGAGTCGTCAATTCGTTTATGGATCGCTGGTTCCTGCCGCTTACCCTCTTAAGTCTGCCCGGATTGTTTTTGTATGGTTATCTCAAAAAGAGAAAGGAAAAGAGCAACAACTCTTACATGAACTGA
- a CDS encoding thiamine-binding protein, which produces MITTVEISMYPFQEGYRELIQAFIQKLKEYDDLRVMPGPTSTVVVGEYERVMECIQEMFAWSYDEHGRSVFVTKFILDYNPE; this is translated from the coding sequence ATGATAACCACAGTCGAAATCAGCATGTATCCCTTTCAAGAAGGCTATCGGGAATTGATTCAAGCCTTTATCCAAAAATTGAAGGAGTATGATGACCTGCGCGTCATGCCCGGCCCCACATCAACTGTAGTCGTTGGCGAATATGAACGTGTGATGGAATGTATTCAAGAAATGTTTGCCTGGAGCTATGATGAGCATGGGCGATCTGTTTTCGTAACCAAATTCATACTCGACTATAATCCTGAGTAG